Genomic segment of Stieleria sp. JC731:
AAAAGTACCGAAAATCGAAAGAGTGATCACATTCGCCTACCGAATACTGATAGATGTCATGATCGCATGAGAGTTCAAGGAGGGAATCCCTTGTCGACGGGGCATGCCAGAGCGAGTACGACCAATCGTCAGCAAGGTGTAACCAGTTGGGTTCTCTACGTACGACCACGTGATTGCGAAATTTGGGCAGCGAAGATACGAGTTCGTAGTCACCGATTGTGAACCGCTCCAACAACGAGCGATCGGTCAATTCGTCCGATGGGTTACGGATGAAAATGAAATGGGGAGCGTGAAGTATGTCGTTTATGATTCGAGGCATTCTTGATTCGGCGAACGTCACGCGTCACCCGGTACGCGCGAAAGATATTCAACTTCAAGACCGCTCGACTCGCGTACTCGGGTGCACGCGATTGTTACCCGCCGTCGTCGTCGGCTCTTGGTCGCCCATCCGGATGACGCCCCGGATACGCGGTGAACGACAACGAGCAGCCTGCGTTGGCGATCTTGCGTACTAGGTCAGCGGGCACAACGTGGTTGTAAGCCCATGTATCCCAGCATTCAACGCCTATATTGAAGTCGCGAAAATAGCACGCGTCAAATTGCCGTTTGGCAGCCGATGTGAGACCGGAGATGGCATCGAGCATCAGCGGAATGTCGATCGAGGCATTCGAGTCGCAAGTGTTGAGGTTGTTGTCCGATTCAATTGTCATGTGCCAGTTGCCGTCATCGCCCTTCGCACAGTGTAGCACGCAACAGGACGATTGCAGTTCGGATGCAAGCAGTTCGAGCGAAGACTCGGATTTCAGGTCGAGATCGGTATTCGAGTATTGAGTTGGGCGGTCAGTCATAGGCGGGAAGCACGAATCGGCAATCCATCAGGATCAAGCGTCTCTAGTCGGGTAACGGTGGGCATAACCGAGACGCGGGGAACGATTCACCACTTCAAAAACCTCGACTCCGCGTCTTCGGTTCATGCCATGGTTCGTCCGTATGTGTCACGGCAATTGTATTTAGTCAAGTTTGAGACGACCGGCATTGTAGTCTGCTCTCTGTCTCTCAGTTAGTCGTTTGTATTCATTGAAGAATATTGGTTCGTCATCGAATCCAATTGTCTTCGTGACGAGTTTCATCTTCAGAAGTTTGTGAATCACGAGCACCTCCTCCTCGCCGACCCAATCGTCGTGTCCGTATTCCGGCATCGGTGGCATCAGGCCAGTTTGGACTAGCAGCAGGGGATCGTCGCCATCGCTAAACGCGAATTGCAAATCTTTTCGCGAGGCAAGTGTCTCAACACGCCATGTGTCAGGTCTGGGCGGTTTCTGTACGACGGGATCAGACACGGACGTGCCGTCATCGTGAAAGGTGATGAGTCTATTGCCACGTTTGGTTAGCGCATCAAGTGTCTGTCCAAAACCAATGTGTTGCCAAGTGCCGATTAGTCTTGATGATTCTGGATGCATTTATTTGCCGGACGAACGGCACGGTTCAGCGGGCCGGGAGTGTTGATCGTCTATTTGTGAAACCGCGCAAGCCCGGCTCCGTTGCAACCGATGGTTCCCCGCCGTCTGGAGTCACGAGTCAATCGCTAGGGAGTAGTCAAGCACCGATGAACAACGTTCCAGCAATCCGAGGATCGTTCCGGTATCACCGTCCGGATAGTGCCCGATCAACGAAATCGTAGCTGGAGTAATGTCGAATGTAACGGAGTCGTCCGAGAAGTCAAAATCGTAGATCGAAACACGCAAAATGACGCCAGATCGTGCATCGTCGATCATCTGTTGAGGCGCGTTCAGTTCGATAAGTTCAGCCACCATCCCAGCAACGTCCGACTCGCTGATGTCAGACACGGACATTCGAGTGCTGAATTCCGATTCAAGCCGAGAGATGAGTTCCGTGTAGGAAATCGCGGACGCACCGGGTTTTGGACTGAGGCAGAATTTCACGTCGTCATTTCAGTCGGGGAACGGTAGACATCACGCGGGACGGGCGAAAGACGTGCAAGCAGACCGACAACGGTGACTCCCGTCCTCGCGTGCATGTCATTGTTCTGCTCGATTTCAACTGACCACCCATTCGCAAAACGTTTCAATCTTAGTGAGGTTACCGTCAACAACTCGCAGTATCGAATCAACTCCGCGACAACCGCCCGATTCGGAGAGCAAGTAAGTCAGGTTGGGGTCAAGCCTCAGGTTCATATTGTGTGGCGATGCAATTTCCAGCAAGCGATCGGTAGAGTTGATTGCCCAGGATGCGTAATTCCAAAACCATGGTGCATCGTGAAACTCGGATGTAAGCCAGCGATAGTATGCCTCACGAAAGATGAATATGAAATCATGGTCGTCCGCGTTGATCAGGGCACGGAAAGCAATATCCAAGTGTTCGTCGCCACCAAGTATGAATGTTCGATTCGATTGCACGTTGCTAGTCGTATGTCGGGCGAGCAATCCGCGTAACCAATCGGTCGCAAGCTCCACGGCCTGATCGTGGATGGGAAGTTTCCGTGATCCACGGAGAACGTGAGTTGTCGCTGCCGCATATTGGCGGAGCGTTGGTTCCCACTGCGCACGCGAGTTTGCGATGCTGTCTTCAGTAATGCTAAAGTCGATCATCTTTTAGAAGCAGAACGTTACGGATCACGCGGTCGCCGCGAGCGATCCTCCACTTCAAAAACCGCGACTCGGCGACTCGGCGTGCATCCGATTGTTCTGTGCTTCCGGCTGTCAGCCGATACCACCGCCAACAAATCGACGATTTTCATCCAGTGTTACACACACCAATGCGTTTGGGATCAGATTGTCGCAAGTATACCAGAGTGTCGCGCCTTCTTCCGATGTCGGGTAGTAAACGACGATGTGAGAAAGACGCATTCGCGAAGCAAATTCGGCAACAGGTATTGGTGCGTTACCATTTCCGAGTGCAATTTGGAATTGACGTACATCGGCGGCGGCGTAGCGGCGGTACCTAGCGTCGTTCGCAGGCAGTGCAGACAAAATCGCACGGACGTATGCGAGTGTGTCGTCAAGCGGCTCATCAGCGAAGAATGTCACCGGAACAGGGCCAGCAGAATCTAACACGATGGAAGCTTCGAAAGTCGCATCGTCACCGCTCCCACGTGTGCATCGACCGAGTACATCGTCATCCAACGTTGTGCTGTTGATCAATTGGTGCATACCCGTCACCGATGGTGCGGGCGTCAACCATCGACGGATAAGTTTTCGCATCTACGCCTCATGCACAGAACAGCGGACATAACCGAGTGACGGCGGACGACTAACCATTTCAAAAACCCCGACTCCGTCACTTCGGTTCATGTCATGGTTCGCGTGGTACACACGACCACACTCTGCATCACATCGCTGCTGACAAGTCTACCCGATTCGAATCGCGAAGGGGAACGAGCATAGATATTTCAGCCGGCGGGTAGAGCGTTTGATCGGCTATCTCAGAGCTGAAATCGAACCATGACATCAATTGCGACAAACAGGAAACTGCTGTCCTGTGAATTCACAAGGGAGTTGTACAAGCAACACAATCAAACCGTGAATTCAGTTGCGATCAACAGGAAACTGACGTCTCGCGAAATCCATTGGCCCGCGATCAAGCACAACTATAACACCGTTAATTCACTTGCGGCGATCAGCTAATCGGTTCCATGCGAGATCAGTTGGGGCAGATTCAAACGCTTCGAACTGCGATGGGCGATGACCATGTTGATAAGAGATGAGTCAGCAGGCAGTCCATCTACCCGCGCGAACGGCGGACATAACCGAGTGACGGCGGATGACTAACCACTTCGAAAACCCCAACTCCGTCACTTCGGTTCATGTCATGGTTCGCGTGGTACACACGACCACAGTCGGCACCACTTCGCTCATGACAAGTCTACCCGATTGGAATCGCCAGAGGGAACGAGCATTGATTTTTCGACTGGCGCATAGGGCGTCTGACCCGCCATTACGGAGCAGAAATAAACCGTGACATCAAATGCGATCAACAGGAAATTGCTGTCCCTTTGGATTAGATGGGCCGTGATCAAGCACAACTATCAAACCGTGAATTCACTTGCGGCGATCATCAAACACTTGCCACGAGAAATCAGATGGGCCGTATTCAGCAGTATTGAAGACAGACGTTGGTTATCGCAGTCACAACCACCCGCGCGAACGGTTCGGATCACGCGGTCGCCGCGAGCGATCCTCCATTTCAAAAACCGTGACTCGGCGACTCGTCGTGCATCCGATGGTTATGCCTTATCCCTGCCAGTCCAAGGGAAGCCTGATTGCGTTATCAGATCGCATTCGGATCCCCAAGCAATCGTCGATGACGTTGACTTTAGCACAACGTTTGATCGCCTGCATGTAAGTCAAATCACTCGTGAGGGAACACGGGACCGTATCGATCAACGTCTTTAGCTCACCGAGCGGAGTGTCGATACCAAGGTGTTGCTTGATAAGCAGCAGAGTCTTGAGCGATGATGGAATGTTTTCCAGGTAAACGATAACGTGTTCCGTAGCAGGGAATGCTGTCGCCTCGGCAATCGGCAGGTGACAGTCATTCTCAATCCATGTCCTCAAGTCATCCGCTACACGTTCGGCATCTTCTGCACGCATGGTGCCGCCATCAACCATCGAGACCGAACCGTCCGTCAATGACAGGATCAACTCCATATCGCCGCTGTCATTCCCAATTGTGACGAAGCCAGGACAGTATTGTCTGGTTTCATATGTATCTTTGCGTTCGATGAAGGACGATCTGCCATAGAGTAAAACGAGTTCCGATGCGATCAGTTCATCGGCGTGGTCGTTGAGAAACTGGCGGTAAAAGTGCGGCAGCGCCGCATCAAGCCAAGACTCAATGTCGTCAACCGTCGGAATCAAGCGTAGATACTCCATGAGGCATAACGGTAGCCGTCACCGAGGGCGGGCGAAAGATTTACCACTTCAAAACCGTCGACTCCCGTCCTTCGGTGCACGGCATGGTTACCCGTCAGATACATTCCTGCAAATCATTCCATTAAACGTTGCGTGCCTGCAAGGAGTGCCCATCCGATAGCGGTGGTGACAATCGCGCGTATCCATAATCCACGCCACCAATACCGAGTGGCGATAGAAAACGAGATCCCGGACACCAGAAATACAACCAGGAAGATTGGCGGAAGAATCCGTACGCTAAAGTCCAAGTCGGATCGAAGCGATGAATTAAAGATCTCGTAGCCCCAGAATACAGCCCCACCTAAAAGAAGTGCCCCGAGCAATCCGCAGATCGCGACGGGAATCAGACGAAACGGATAGAGTAAACGCCACCGCGACGGATTCGAATCAACACCCGCTGGCCCTTTGCTAGTTTCTGCGACGGGGGGCGG
This window contains:
- a CDS encoding SMI1/KNR4 family protein → MEYLRLIPTVDDIESWLDAALPHFYRQFLNDHADELIASELVLLYGRSSFIERKDTYETRQYCPGFVTIGNDSGDMELILSLTDGSVSMVDGGTMRAEDAERVADDLRTWIENDCHLPIAEATAFPATEHVIVYLENIPSSLKTLLLIKQHLGIDTPLGELKTLIDTVPCSLTSDLTYMQAIKRCAKVNVIDDCLGIRMRSDNAIRLPLDWQG